Proteins encoded within one genomic window of Phototrophicus methaneseepsis:
- a CDS encoding sugar ABC transporter ATP-binding protein — protein sequence MNAHPPSAILQTRGLSKSFGSVDALVSVDFNLRVGEIHALLGENGAGKSTLIKLITGVYAKDSGEILLDGEVITPHNPREAQQIGISPVYQEINLIPTMSVAENIYLGRQPMRFGMVNNNAMHRQAKALLNHYNIDIDVTRTLSSYSVAIQQLVAIARGVDMSAKVLILDEPTASLDRKEVDILFEVMRQLKADGIGIILITHFLDQVYEISDRITVLRNGHKVGEYITADLPRVQLISEMLGHELTETLGKERATFETKLKNGDAFIQIENMARKGYLSPISIDINQGEIVGLAGLLGSGRTETALLIFGIENRDQGTIHMDGEAINLRSPSQAIQYGFALCPEDRKTDGIVGELTVRENIILALQAKLGWFNFIPMKRQQHLADEMIAALHIATPDAEKPAGQLSGGNQQKVILARWLASEPKFLILDEPTRGIDVGAHAEIINIIKRLSHEGMSLLVISSELAEVVDYSDRVVVLRDRQMVAELTGEDINENRIMQVIAEGQHA from the coding sequence ATGAACGCCCACCCTCCATCTGCCATCCTGCAAACACGCGGCCTGTCGAAGTCTTTCGGCAGTGTTGATGCGCTGGTATCGGTGGATTTCAATTTGCGAGTAGGAGAAATCCACGCGCTGCTTGGTGAAAACGGCGCGGGTAAATCCACATTGATTAAGCTCATTACTGGGGTCTATGCCAAAGACAGCGGCGAAATTTTATTAGATGGGGAGGTCATTACGCCTCATAACCCACGAGAAGCGCAGCAGATTGGCATCAGCCCTGTTTACCAAGAAATTAACCTGATCCCGACAATGTCAGTCGCGGAGAATATTTATCTCGGTCGCCAGCCGATGCGATTCGGCATGGTGAACAACAATGCCATGCACCGACAGGCAAAGGCACTGCTCAACCACTATAACATCGACATTGATGTGACGCGCACGCTGTCTTCTTATTCTGTGGCGATCCAGCAGTTGGTCGCCATCGCGCGCGGCGTGGATATGTCCGCAAAGGTGCTGATACTCGATGAGCCGACCGCCAGCCTCGACCGCAAAGAAGTCGACATCTTATTTGAGGTGATGCGTCAGCTTAAAGCGGATGGTATCGGCATTATTTTGATTACGCACTTCCTCGATCAGGTGTATGAAATTTCCGACCGGATCACGGTGCTGCGAAACGGGCACAAAGTCGGGGAGTATATCACGGCGGACTTGCCGCGTGTGCAGTTGATCTCCGAGATGCTAGGTCATGAACTGACGGAAACATTAGGCAAAGAACGCGCGACATTCGAGACGAAACTGAAGAACGGCGACGCCTTCATCCAGATTGAGAATATGGCGCGTAAGGGCTATCTCTCGCCGATTAGTATCGACATCAATCAGGGCGAGATTGTGGGGCTGGCGGGCTTGCTGGGGTCAGGTCGCACAGAAACGGCCCTCTTGATCTTCGGCATCGAAAACCGCGATCAAGGGACGATCCACATGGATGGTGAGGCAATCAATTTGCGATCACCAAGCCAAGCTATTCAGTATGGCTTTGCGCTGTGCCCGGAAGATCGCAAGACGGATGGCATCGTAGGTGAACTGACAGTACGCGAAAATATTATTCTGGCGCTGCAAGCCAAGCTCGGTTGGTTCAACTTCATTCCCATGAAGCGCCAACAGCATTTGGCTGATGAGATGATCGCGGCGCTGCATATCGCTACACCCGACGCTGAAAAACCTGCTGGTCAGCTTTCCGGTGGTAACCAGCAAAAAGTGATCCTCGCGCGCTGGCTAGCCTCGGAGCCGAAGTTCCTCATCCTTGATGAACCAACGCGCGGAATTGATGTCGGCGCGCACGCGGAAATTATCAACATTATCAAACGCCTGAGCCATGAGGGTATGTCGCTTCTCGTGATCTCTTCGGAACTGGCGGAAGTGGTCGATTACAGCGACCGCGTCGTTGTGCTGCGGGATCGCCAGATGGTGGCGGAACTCACGGGCGAGGACATCAACGAGAATCGAATTATGCAGGTGATCGCGGAGGGACAACATGCCTGA
- a CDS encoding ABC transporter substrate-binding protein: MRNWKFVLISVLALALLVPTAFAQVDPSGSGLTIGFAQVGSESAWRTAFSEAVIAEAEARGINLLFSDGQQRQENQIAAIRSFIAQGVDAIILAPVVETGWDEVLQEAADNDIPVVIVDRNVTADRSLWVTRVSSDFVHEGRLAAAWLAQATAGDCDIVELQGTVGSSAALDRQQGFNEVIALFDNMEIVLTQSGDFTRTGGKEVMESFLNTMDPADICAVWAHNDDMLIGATQAMEEAGIDPGDDILTISVDAIPDIFLAMAEGKANATVELSPNMGGPAFDAVVAYLNGETLPDWIPVAGGIYFPDTAMEEYEARSGGGE; encoded by the coding sequence ATGAGAAATTGGAAGTTTGTTCTTATATCGGTGCTGGCGCTGGCGCTCCTGGTTCCTACCGCATTCGCCCAAGTCGATCCATCGGGTTCTGGCCTAACTATCGGCTTTGCACAGGTGGGTTCGGAAAGTGCATGGCGTACGGCCTTCTCCGAAGCTGTAATTGCAGAAGCAGAAGCACGGGGTATCAATCTCCTGTTCTCGGACGGTCAACAACGGCAAGAGAACCAGATCGCCGCGATTCGCTCCTTTATTGCGCAGGGTGTGGATGCCATCATCCTCGCTCCCGTTGTTGAAACAGGCTGGGACGAAGTCCTGCAAGAAGCTGCTGACAATGACATCCCGGTTGTGATCGTTGATCGCAATGTGACCGCTGATCGCTCGCTATGGGTGACACGCGTGTCTTCGGACTTCGTACACGAAGGTCGTCTGGCAGCGGCATGGCTGGCACAGGCTACCGCTGGTGACTGCGACATCGTTGAACTGCAAGGTACGGTCGGCTCTAGCGCTGCGCTAGATCGTCAGCAGGGCTTCAACGAAGTGATCGCATTGTTCGACAATATGGAAATCGTCCTGACGCAATCTGGTGACTTCACCCGTACAGGCGGCAAGGAAGTAATGGAAAGCTTCCTGAACACGATGGATCCAGCAGACATCTGCGCGGTATGGGCGCACAACGATGACATGCTCATCGGTGCGACACAGGCGATGGAAGAAGCGGGCATTGATCCCGGTGACGATATTCTGACGATTTCAGTTGACGCGATCCCTGACATCTTCCTCGCGATGGCAGAAGGCAAGGCCAATGCGACAGTCGAACTCAGCCCGAATATGGGTGGCCCGGCTTTCGATGCGGTTGTGGCTTACCTTAATGGCGAAACGCTGCCAGACTGGATTCCGGTTGCGGGTGGTATCTACTTCCCAGACACGGCAATGGAAGAATACGAAGCACGTAGTGGTGGTGGCGAGTAA
- a CDS encoding response regulator has product MSQPFFLYVENDELSREVMHALLTRGLGYNTLKFLETSQRFEEELGQLDPKPDVIFLDIHMEPIDGFEMLEMIHRNPAYESTPVIALTASVMNEEVRKLREVGFDGVIAKPLDYDTFPRILARILEGEQVWKTK; this is encoded by the coding sequence ATGTCTCAACCCTTTTTCCTCTATGTTGAAAATGATGAACTCAGCCGTGAGGTGATGCATGCCCTCCTAACGCGCGGACTAGGTTACAATACGCTTAAGTTTCTCGAAACCAGCCAGCGTTTTGAGGAAGAACTCGGTCAGCTTGACCCCAAGCCGGATGTCATCTTCCTTGATATTCACATGGAGCCGATTGATGGCTTCGAGATGCTGGAAATGATTCATCGCAATCCGGCATATGAGTCGACGCCGGTCATCGCGCTGACAGCGAGCGTGATGAACGAAGAAGTCCGTAAATTGCGCGAAGTAGGCTTCGATGGTGTGATTGCAAAACCACTGGACTATGATACATTCCCTCGTATTCTGGCGCGCATTCTGGAAGGTGAGCAGGTCTGGAAGACAAAATAG
- a CDS encoding response regulator, protein MESIHALIIDDDAYNVYVMERFLDKENISYTTIGDTSSLEDELSKCGEVDLILLDLEMPYKDGYEAIEILRIHFGSMVPIIACTVHTAEINRARKIGFSGFIAKPLDMDRFSDQISRILKGEEIWEAR, encoded by the coding sequence ATGGAGAGCATCCACGCATTAATTATTGATGATGATGCCTATAATGTGTACGTCATGGAGCGCTTCCTCGACAAGGAGAATATCTCCTATACCACTATCGGTGACACCTCCTCGCTGGAAGATGAATTATCGAAATGCGGCGAGGTCGATCTGATACTTCTGGATCTAGAAATGCCTTACAAGGATGGCTATGAAGCCATTGAAATACTCAGGATACATTTTGGCAGTATGGTACCTATTATCGCTTGTACCGTTCATACAGCGGAGATCAACCGCGCTCGTAAAATTGGTTTTTCCGGATTTATTGCCAAGCCACTGGATATGGATCGCTTCTCGGATCAAATCAGCCGTATCCTGAAAGGGGAAGAAATCTGGGAGGCACGCTGA
- a CDS encoding ABC transporter permease, with protein MPEAAQTKEKNSIQTLWQSLVSNRTFWPVLALLLILLSNRLIAPDFFKIEIVEGRFYGSLVVILIRGAPVVLLAIGMTLVIATKGIDLSVGAVIAICGAVAAVLVSTTDINPILAIFISIGVGALCGLWNGVLVAYFDIQPIVATLILMVSGRGIAQMITSGQIAIFNNETLAFVGTGVMAGIQFPIYICIMVFILVWLLVRRTAIGLLIESVGANDRASYYAGIKAAQIKLLAYTISGICAALAGLILTADIKGADANNAGLWLELDAILAVVIGGTSLNGGRFFLSLSVIGALIIQSVETGILQSGLPPTFNLVVKAIVILTVLLLQSDVVRQFISQSIRRLRPQRSVPA; from the coding sequence ATGCCTGAGGCAGCCCAAACCAAGGAAAAGAACAGCATCCAAACGCTGTGGCAATCACTCGTGAGCAACCGCACCTTCTGGCCAGTATTAGCACTGCTGCTGATCTTGCTCAGCAATCGGCTGATCGCGCCGGACTTCTTCAAGATAGAGATAGTCGAAGGGCGCTTTTATGGCAGTCTCGTGGTGATTTTGATACGCGGCGCGCCCGTGGTGCTGCTGGCAATCGGCATGACGCTAGTGATCGCTACTAAAGGTATTGATCTATCAGTCGGCGCGGTGATTGCTATTTGTGGCGCAGTAGCGGCGGTGTTGGTTTCGACAACGGACATCAACCCGATACTGGCGATTTTCATCAGCATCGGCGTGGGCGCATTGTGCGGCCTGTGGAACGGCGTCCTTGTGGCGTACTTCGATATTCAGCCAATTGTCGCCACGCTAATTTTGATGGTATCGGGACGCGGCATCGCACAGATGATTACCAGCGGCCAAATCGCCATCTTCAACAATGAGACGTTGGCTTTTGTCGGTACAGGCGTTATGGCAGGCATTCAATTCCCGATTTATATCTGCATCATGGTGTTCATATTGGTGTGGCTGCTGGTGCGACGGACAGCCATTGGCCTACTGATTGAGTCCGTTGGCGCGAATGACCGCGCCAGCTATTATGCCGGTATTAAAGCGGCACAAATCAAGCTACTGGCGTATACGATTTCCGGCATTTGTGCGGCGCTGGCAGGTTTAATCCTGACGGCGGACATCAAAGGCGCAGACGCCAATAATGCTGGCCTGTGGTTGGAACTTGATGCCATCCTCGCGGTGGTGATTGGCGGCACATCGCTTAATGGTGGGCGCTTCTTCCTCAGCCTGAGTGTGATTGGCGCGTTGATTATCCAGAGCGTGGAGACGGGCATCTTACAAAGTGGCCTGCCCCCGACGTTTAATCTCGTGGTGAAAGCCATCGTCATTTTGACTGTCTTATTGCTGCAATCCGATGTGGTGCGCCAATTTATTAGCCAATCGATTCGTCGGCTGCGACCGCAAAGGAGCGTCCCCGCATGA
- the yjfF gene encoding galactofuranose ABC transporter, permease protein YjfF, with protein MKSRIFPLIATIVVFVLLYLIGWQRFPAFGTTRVILNILTDKAFLGVAAVGMTFVILSGGIDLSVGSVIAFTSIFCALLIQNSGFHPLAAFAVALLLGAAFGATMGAIIHYLKIPPFIVTLAGMFLARGASFLLSEASVAIEHPFYADISSMYYLFEDKGRLTFVATLFVVILLLGMIVAHFTRFGRNVYALGGDSDSALLLGVPIARTTIGVYTLSSILATLAGIIYSLYTRSGYPLAAVGLELDAIAAVVVGGTLLTGGVGYVMGTFVGVLIQGVIQTYINFDGGLNSWWTKIVIGALLFVFIVLQKILSSRTNIFQLRRDET; from the coding sequence ATGAAGTCGCGCATTTTCCCGCTCATTGCGACCATCGTTGTTTTTGTCTTACTGTATCTGATTGGCTGGCAGCGCTTCCCCGCTTTTGGCACGACGCGCGTCATTCTGAATATTTTGACCGATAAAGCCTTCTTGGGCGTGGCGGCGGTCGGCATGACCTTCGTCATTCTCTCCGGCGGCATTGACCTCTCGGTGGGGTCGGTCATTGCGTTTACGAGCATCTTCTGTGCCTTGTTGATCCAGAACTCCGGTTTTCATCCATTAGCCGCTTTCGCTGTGGCCTTGCTGCTCGGTGCGGCCTTCGGCGCGACAATGGGCGCGATCATTCACTATTTGAAGATCCCGCCCTTCATCGTGACCTTAGCCGGGATGTTTTTGGCGAGAGGCGCGTCTTTCTTACTCTCAGAAGCTTCTGTTGCCATTGAACATCCTTTTTATGCCGATATTTCCAGCATGTATTATCTGTTTGAGGACAAAGGCCGCCTGACCTTTGTGGCGACGCTGTTTGTGGTCATTTTGCTGTTGGGGATGATTGTGGCGCACTTTACGCGCTTCGGGCGGAATGTGTATGCGCTGGGTGGCGACAGTGATTCCGCCTTGTTGCTGGGCGTACCCATCGCCCGGACGACCATCGGCGTTTATACGCTGAGCAGTATACTGGCGACGTTGGCAGGCATTATCTACTCACTTTATACGCGCTCTGGTTATCCACTAGCAGCAGTGGGGCTGGAACTGGATGCGATTGCGGCGGTTGTAGTTGGTGGGACGTTGCTCACAGGTGGCGTCGGTTATGTGATGGGCACATTCGTAGGTGTGTTGATTCAGGGCGTCATCCAGACTTATATCAACTTCGACGGTGGCCTGAATAGCTGGTGGACGAAGATCGTCATCGGCGCACTATTGTTCGTGTTCATTGTCTTGCAGAAGATACTCAGCAGCCGTACCAACATTTTTCAGTTGCGCCGGGATGAGACATGA
- a CDS encoding sensor histidine kinase: protein MLKNASLVVKLNILVLLVLALLLVGVIFLLIQNTQNLTQEIGGERIVEEVSIIRNRLEELKREMLVDTNFIVSSVSFYQAVGRRDADDTATIINTANTYLGLDDITVVDGDGNRLVDTYQDVDTMQEDALLQQALGRVTKSSLLIEQNADRIEISLAASAPIFNTSGNVLGAVQMSRHINSAFLQSLVFQQQATYLGLTHDNAIVVYSHPEAADLEQNILVNNITLNAEAVAAARQGEAIIQEKLILGEGGVPHMVAYVPIMTDGSDPNAVIMIVVELDEIFSFQNRTLLNTILIFFALTLVTMAIMYVNLYRTVIRPLTELKTSSQTITNGQYDKRVPVMTRDEVGQLAQSFNEMAIAVQQREVSLRAAREQAERADKVKSMFLASVSHELRTPLNAIINLTKFVGLGMYGAVNNEQVDILQKVESRSKHLLNLINDVLDISKIESDSLELFVEDGINLAEIAQSAVETTQSLVINKSVEIQCEIEEHLPLLTGDGQRIQQIIINLLSNAYKFTDEGVINLRVYCQQDEVIIRIQDSGIGIEEEDRELIFEAFRQTKEGLRKGEGTGLGLPISRRLAQAHGGRLWFESTPGAGAVFYVALPLKTRLVVTL from the coding sequence ATGCTGAAGAATGCCAGCCTGGTTGTCAAATTGAATATTCTGGTGCTGTTGGTACTGGCACTGCTGCTGGTCGGTGTGATCTTCCTGCTCATCCAGAATACACAAAACCTCACGCAGGAAATTGGAGGCGAACGCATTGTAGAAGAAGTCAGTATTATTCGCAATCGACTGGAAGAACTCAAGCGGGAGATGCTGGTTGATACCAACTTCATCGTCAGCAGCGTCAGCTTTTATCAAGCGGTGGGTCGTCGTGATGCCGACGACACAGCGACGATTATCAACACAGCCAATACCTATCTCGGGTTAGATGACATTACGGTTGTCGATGGGGACGGCAATCGGCTGGTTGATACCTATCAGGACGTGGACACCATGCAGGAAGATGCCCTGCTGCAACAGGCTCTAGGACGCGTCACCAAGTCATCCCTACTAATTGAGCAGAATGCGGATCGCATCGAAATTAGCTTAGCCGCGTCTGCGCCTATCTTCAATACCTCTGGCAATGTGCTTGGTGCTGTCCAGATGAGCCGCCATATCAATTCTGCATTTTTGCAAAGTCTGGTTTTTCAACAACAAGCGACTTACCTTGGGCTGACGCACGACAACGCCATTGTCGTCTATTCGCACCCGGAAGCAGCCGACCTCGAACAGAATATCCTCGTCAATAATATCACCCTGAATGCCGAAGCCGTCGCTGCCGCCCGTCAGGGCGAGGCCATCATTCAGGAGAAGCTGATTTTGGGCGAAGGCGGCGTCCCGCATATGGTGGCCTATGTGCCGATCATGACCGATGGCAGTGATCCTAACGCAGTGATTATGATCGTGGTTGAACTGGACGAAATTTTCAGCTTTCAAAATCGCACGCTGCTCAATACGATCCTGATTTTCTTCGCCTTGACGTTGGTCACGATGGCGATTATGTATGTCAACCTCTATCGCACAGTGATACGCCCGCTGACGGAGTTAAAAACGTCCTCGCAGACGATCACCAACGGGCAATATGATAAACGTGTGCCGGTCATGACCCGTGATGAAGTGGGGCAGTTGGCACAGTCCTTCAATGAGATGGCAATTGCCGTACAGCAGCGCGAAGTCAGCTTGCGCGCCGCCCGTGAACAGGCCGAGCGTGCCGACAAGGTGAAGTCGATGTTTTTGGCGAGTGTGTCGCATGAACTGCGAACGCCGCTCAATGCCATCATCAACCTGACCAAGTTTGTGGGGTTGGGTATGTATGGTGCGGTCAACAACGAGCAGGTCGATATTTTGCAGAAGGTGGAATCGCGCAGCAAGCATTTGCTGAACCTGATTAACGATGTGTTGGATATTTCTAAGATCGAATCCGATTCGCTGGAACTGTTCGTAGAAGATGGTATTAATCTAGCGGAAATTGCGCAATCGGCTGTGGAAACCACGCAAAGCCTCGTTATCAACAAGTCGGTAGAAATCCAGTGTGAAATTGAAGAGCATTTGCCGCTGCTGACCGGCGACGGCCAGCGCATCCAGCAGATTATCATCAATCTGCTGTCGAATGCCTACAAATTCACCGATGAAGGCGTGATCAATTTGCGAGTGTACTGCCAGCAGGATGAAGTTATTATCCGCATACAGGATTCCGGCATAGGGATTGAAGAAGAAGACCGCGAATTGATCTTTGAAGCCTTCCGGCAGACCAAAGAGGGACTACGAAAAGGTGAAGGTACGGGTCTAGGGCTGCCGATTTCCCGACGATTGGCGCAGGCGCATGGTGGCCGCCTGTGGTTTGAAAGCACGCCCGGCGCAGGGGCGGTCTTTTATGTGGCTTTACCCTTAAAAACGCGTCTGGTTGTTACGCTATAA